ATACCTCTCCTACTTAATTCGTTATATACGAACATAATTATGTTCGTGGTCACAAATGCGCTAcatcaaattagtaatctgattgaatagaattaagaaatgcaGAATTAACAGACCTGCAGTTTTGTTGTCACATGCAGTGGTATTCTCGAACTCAAAATCACTCGTTTTTCTTCGTTTTGGTGGAACTATGTCTGGTAATTCATTATctgtaatatagaaaaacaggGTACTTTAGGACGACTCTATTTCATAGTACTAACTTTCTACTACAGTAGGCCTATCATAATGATTCCTTGGCGAATGTTTGTCTCCATCTGTAATCCATCTTGCAATAAATTATGGACATTCCCGGTATCCTGACATATTGAACTTACTAGTAACGAACTCTGCATCATGAAGCTCATTTTCATTTTGGACGAGGGACGCATCAGGAAGGTTACCTGAAGAAAAGTTTCTATTCAATTTATCCTCATTCTCCGTTGGTCTTTTACTCTTACTTTAAAATTAGGATTGTGCGCGCGACATGTGTAGTGAGTAGATACCTCGGAGCTAGAACCAACTTAATTATTTCTCCTTAGTCTTAACTAAGTACACtgtgaaaaaattatcattgattttctttcgtaagatttttcatcaaattatcctaAGACTTTAATAACTCCTATAATAATATAATGTTATAAATGGAATCATTCTGGGTAAACCAGGTCGACCAAATGAATCATGCCAGCCAACCGATTGGAGTCTTCCCAGTCTTCCTCAAAGTTTGATACATTGTTATGCAACAGCAATTCATTATAACTCACCATTTCCTATAGGATTTCCTTGATTTTCTTGTTCGCctgaataaaaatgaatgcaaatatattcattaaagAATTAATATAATAGATAGAAAAGATATTCGCGAGACTGATCTTTGCTTACTGTCAATAGCTTTGCAGTACTTGCAAAAAAACATCACACTGCTTGCAATGTTGCTGCCTATCAGGGGTATTTGTCTGTTGTAGCAAGCTAGGTGAAACCACCTAAAGCATCTATCACAGCCaatctgattgaaaatgataaatcaaataaactgGGAACATTTCTAAACATTCACCACGAATAGAAGAAAAATTGTATAATATCAATTAGTGTCAACGGAAACTTACCCAATCGGTAACATGAATTGAGCTTGCATGACAACATAGACAGCACATCTTTGAAGGATCTGTAGctattgaatgaaaatacactgtaatttcaatttcaggtaAAGGAATGTGTATATCTTTATAGCGTACTGTTCACCTTTCTTACCTATCGATCCCATGAGCCACATGGCTATCTCAAATCGGTACTGATCGATCGCAGAACTAGTATTGTCAAACTCAAGGGTTTCATTTGCCAAAATACTCTCTGCAAACTACAGAATATCGCAGAATATAATCAATTATAGTGTGAGGCCTATTTGATTAACAAACACGGTCTCCTGCAAGTTATTTAGATACAGGGTATACCATAATTAAACttgttaatatcaataatatccCTGTATATAAAGTCCTTTCATATACCTTGAGAACAAAGACTCCACATGATGATGAATCTAGCTGCTTTGAGTGTTTGACGGTCCTCAACCTCCAGTTTCCCATTGACTTGACACTCTTGATGGCGATTGTGTTTTTAAAAACGGTTATCAATTCCTCTTTTAGTTCGCCCAATGAATTGCCTCCACATGCCTGTACCCGTTTGAGACGAT
This Tubulanus polymorphus chromosome 7, tnTubPoly1.2, whole genome shotgun sequence DNA region includes the following protein-coding sequences:
- the LOC141908960 gene encoding uncharacterized protein LOC141908960; the protein is MGNWRLRTVKHSKQLDSSSCGVFVLKFAESILANETLEFDNTSSAIDQYRFEIAMWLMGSIATDPSKMCCLCCHASSIHVTDWIGCDRCFRWFHLACYNRQIPLIGSNIASSVMFFCKYCKAIDSEQENQGNPIGNGNLPDASLVQNENELHDAEFVTNNELPDIVPPKRRKTSDFEFENTTACDNKTAGTKMRKAVKKKKKETGGKMELPKKERTSKQEKDIAPFYMKERSTRIKRCQGCPTDLKSRLVVASYGNYQFFDKRSASKRDSWRVGYFHPNATCILRKYPEFDGNIFMPSDVVISDEECIEILQKGLKPTY